A genomic window from Cinclus cinclus chromosome 5, bCinCin1.1, whole genome shotgun sequence includes:
- the TTC31 gene encoding tetratricopeptide repeat protein 31, with protein MSSFADFPVPSQGSSQTVIKYKTGEVCLLWDDGPRVDYYQVGYDDDDGNDDYDYDEEDFDRFQFLDDPVGEGPIPYSYCGFRKSFLCSELPPQLPRTSLTVLDARLDQLPMPRVTWLTAEEADRNAQELVAEEERAKRKAEKKKLKKKKQKDRKKRDKLSQEQKNKENTDPSTPSGPAGTGSPPNGPEDEGCCPEPSSCPGDSTVPLEEPELEDTAVTEEELDLSCTFVCKAREKAGVQLPPPGSDCSPGTQNVEPSRKVPEKGSGESVKRPVPLQLRPPSPNTIEQSLALAGHGIEAAQMGQHTEAVWAFTVALELNPQEHRLLGNRSYCLEKLGRYEEALVDAEAALALRPGWPKGSFRKGKALRGLQRYAEAARTFEELLLQDGSYAEAATQLEACRAQLQQCSRPGGVPVSPFLLKAKEPLFLPAGWTTRSCQDTGDTSVTGGSAVTPTGDLKQEPAVASSHPTLPPSHPARDCFPLWVGNVTSHINEKVLRRAFGRFGEIRSVRLLPGRRCAFINFCGKAEAEEAFRAMQGATVEGSKLLLQLKHPAHATPAPIPRAKGRATPGGLLS; from the exons ATGTCCAGCTTCGCCGACTTCCCGGTGCCGTCGCAGGGCTCCTCCCAGACGGTGATCAAGTACAAGACGGGGGAGGTGTGTTTGCTCTGGGACGACG GCCCCAGGGTTGATTATTACCAAGTCGGGTATGACGATGACGATGGCAATGACGATTACGATTACGATGAGGAAGACTTCGACCGGTTCCAGTTCTTGGACGATCCCGTCGGAGAGGGGCCTATTCCCTACAGCTACTGTGGCTTTCGCAAGTCCTTCCTGTGCTCGGAGCTGCCTCCACAGCTCCCTCGGACCTCTCTGACCGTTCTGGATGCACGGCTGGACCAGCTGCCCATGCCCCGCGTCACCTGGCTCACGGCAGAG GAAGCCGACAGGAATGCGCAGGAGCTGGTGGCAGAGGAGGAGCGGGCaaagaggaaggcagagaagaaGAAGCTGAAGAAGAAG AAACAAAAAGACCGAAAGAAACGGGATAAACTGAGTCAAGAGCAGAAGAACAAAGAGAATACTGACCCA AGCACCCCAAGTGGCCCTGCAGGCACTGGATCCCCCCCAAATGGTCCTGAGGATGAGGGATGCTGCCCAGAGCCCTCCTCGTGCCCTGGGGACTCCACAGTCCCCTTGGAGGAGCCTGAGCTGGAGGACACAGCGGTGACAGAG gaggagctggaccTGAGCTGCACTTTTGTCTGCAAAGCACGAGAGAAGGCGGGGGTCCAGCTGCCCCCCCCAGGCAGTGACTGCTCTCCTGGGACACAGAACGTGGAGCCAAGCAGGAAGGTGCCAGAGAAGGGGAGTGGGGAGTCTGTGAAGAGACCTGTGCCCCTCCAGCTCAGGCCACCCAGTCCCAACACAAtagagcagagcctggcacttGCAG GCCATGGCATCGAGGCAGCCCAGATGGGCCAGCACACTGAGGCCGTTTGGGCTTTCACCGTCGCCCTGGAGCTGAACCCACAGGAGCACCG GCTCCTGGGGAACCGCTCGTActgcctggagaagctgggCCGATACGAGGAGGCGCTGGTGGATGCGGAGGCAGCGCTGGCACTGAGGCCAGGCTGGCCCAAGGGCTCCTTCCGCAAGGGCAAGGCCCTGCGCGGGCTTCAG CGCTACGCCGAGGCCGCACGCACCTTcgaagagctgctgctgcaggatgggTCCTATGCTGAGGCAGCCACGCAGCTGGAGGCCTGCCGGGCTCAGCTGCAG cagtgcagccgccctgggggtgtccccgtgtcccccttCCTGCTCAAGGCTAAGGAGCCGCTGTTTCTTCCGG CAGGATGGACaaccaggagctgccaggacacaggtgacacaagTGTGACAGGAGGCAGTGCCGTGACCCCCACAGGAGACCTGAAACAGGAACCTGCTGTGGCCAGTAGCCACCCAACACTGCCCCCAAGCCATCCTGCCAG GGACTGCTTCCCACTCTGGGTGGGCAATGTCACCTCCCACATCAATGAGAAGGTGTTGCGTCGTGCCTTTGGCCG GTTCGGGGAGATCCGCTCCGTGCGGCTGCTTCCAGGGCGCCGCTGTGCCTTCATCAACTTCTGTGGGAAGGCAGAGGCTGAGGAGGCCTTCAGGGCCATGCAG GgtgccaccgtggagggcagCAAGCTGTTACTGCAACTCAAGCACCCGGCCCATGCCACCCCGGCCCCCATACCCCGTGCCAAGGGCAGAGCCACCCCCGGGGGGCTGCTGAGTTGA
- the LBX2 gene encoding transcription factor LBX2 codes for MTSAGEAAGSPPLPAAVGGHRRSPLDRLPPPANTTKPLTPFGIEDILGRPRGGSPPGTGTGPAAPPAPTGPRGGGGGCAPASPLWALEELASKTFQGLELGMLQAAGGPSPPGASGPRPPCRKRRKSRTAFTAQQLRELEQRFRRQRYLSPVDRDALAARLALSAAQVITWFQNRRAKLKRDLEELRADVASLQALPPAALQQLAGLPEPPGSPGTGTGTTEPAELSEEEIDVAD; via the exons ATGACCTCGGCGGGGGAGGCGGCCGGTTCCCCCCCGCTGCCCGCCGCGGTTGGCGGCCACCGGCGGAGCCCCCTGGACCGGCTCCCGCCCCCCGCCAACACCACAAAACCGCTGACCCCTTTCGGCATCGAGGACATCCTGGGGCGCCCCCGCGGCGGGAGCCCCCCCGGGACCGGGACCGGTCCCGCCGCCCCCCCCGCCCCGACAGggccccgcggcggcggcggcggctgcgccCCGGCCTCGCCGCTCTGGGCGCTGGAGGAACTCGCCAGTAAAACCTttcaggggctggagctgggaatgctgcaggcGGCCGGAG GTCCGTCCCCGCCGGGCGCCTCGGGCCCGCGCCCTCCCTGCAGGAAGCGTCGCAAGTCCCGGACCGCGTTCACGGCGCAGCAGCtgcgggagctggagcagcgATTCCGGCGGCAGCGCTACCTCTCCCCGGTGGACCGGGACGCGCTGGCGGCGCGGCTGGCGCTCTCCGCCGCCCAGGTCATCACCTGGTTTCAGAACCGCCGCGCCAAGCTCAAGCGGGACCTGGAGGAGCTGCGGGCGGACGTGGCCTCGCTGCAAGCGCTGCCCCCCGCcgccctgcagcagctggcgGGGCTGCCCGAGCCCCCGGGGTCccccggcaccggcaccgggaccACAGAGCCCGCCGAGCTCTCGGAGGAGGAAATCGACGTAGCGGACTGA